One region of Drosophila teissieri strain GT53w chromosome 2L, Prin_Dtei_1.1, whole genome shotgun sequence genomic DNA includes:
- the LOC122625881 gene encoding GTP-binding protein Di-Ras2: MADLERIRLVLLGGAGVGKSSIVKRFLFKTYTDKYRATVEDLYNREYDLGGVTLKVDILDTSGDMQFPAMRRLSIATAHAFMLVYAATSAPSFQCVKQCFEEIREQRGDFQDIPIVIAGNKADLATTHREVKLEEVTDWVFCELPRLRAKVLECSAKEDSNVTDLFKSLLSLSRFLPASSSGSGGSGGGGEAAPSGFKRRSSAYVSASSSRNKNRMNSPALGGASGSGDKKGSSLVDAVDVATTSAEAKLKPRSRSLIRRASRKTKQQINNASDDCNVQ; the protein is encoded by the exons ATGGCGGACCTAGAGCGCATTCGCCTCGTCCTTCTGGGCGGCGCCGGCGTGGGCAAGAGCTCCATTGTGAAGCGCTTCCTGTTCAAAACCTACACGGACAAATATCGTGCCACTGTCGAGGATCTCTACAATCGCGAGTACGACCTGGGAGGCGTCACACTGAAG GTGGACATCTTGGACACGTCGGGTGACATGCAGTTCCCGGCCATGCGGCGCCTGTCCATCGCAACGGCCCACGCGTTCATGCTCGTCTACGCGGCCACATCCGCGCCCAGCTTCCAGTGTGTGAAGCAGTGCTTCGAGGAGATCCGCGAGCAGCGCGGCGACTTCCAG GACATCCCCATTGTGATCGCCGGGAACAAGGCCGACCTGGCCACCACCCACAGAGAGGTCAAGCTGGAGGAGGTGACCGACTGGGTCTTCTGCGAGCTGCCGCGCTTACG GGCGAAAGTGCTGGAGTGTTCGGCAAAGGAGGACAGCAATGTGACGGACCTCTTCAAGTCCCTGCTCTCCCTGTCCCGCTTTCTGCCAGCCAGCAGTAGTGGGAGCGGGGGCAGCGGGGGCGGCGGCGAGGCGGCGCCCAGCGGTTTCAAGCGGCGTTCATCGGCATACGTCAGCGCATCGTCCAGTCGCA ATAAAAATCGGATGAACAGCCCGGCTCTGGGAGGCGCCAGCGGCAGTGGCGACAAGAAGGGCTCCAGCCTCGTGGACGCCGTCGATGTCGCCACCACCAGTGCGGAGGCCAAGCTGAAGCCGCGTTCCAG atcgctcatacgccgcgCATCACGCAAGACCAAGCAGCAAATCAACAACGCATCCGACGACTGCAACGTGCAGTAA
- the LOC122611441 gene encoding putative deoxyribonuclease TATDN1 yields the protein MLRRCFGMAMKYIDIGANLTDPMFQGCYGGSQKHEPDLDIVLKRAWQQGLQKIIVTAGCLKDVDEALELAIKDERIYTTVGTHPTRCEEFIPDPEGYYDQLRSRIKSNRTKVLAVGECGLDYDRLQFCGQETQRLYFELQLDLAAEFKLPLFLHMRNAAEDFLAILERNRDKIEECGGGVVHSFTGTLEEAQRILAFGGLYIGLNGCSLKTEENAEVVRKLPNDRIMLETDCPWCGIRSSHAGHRHLTTKFPTVKKKEKWTAESLIDGRCEPCQISQVLEAIAGFKQEPKEELAELYYQNTLDLFFSKAEKKE from the exons ATGCTGCGGCGCTGTTTTGGAATGGCCATGAAATATATTG ACATTGGGGCCAACCTGACGGACCCCATGTTCCAGGGCTGCTACGGCGGATCCCAGAAGCACGAGCCCGACCTCGACATTGTCTTGAAGCGCGCGTGGCAACAGGGTCTGCAGAAGATCATCGTCACCGCCGGCTGTCTAAAGGACGTGGATGAGGCACTGGAACTGGCCATCAAGGATG AACGCATCTACACCACAGTGGGCACACACCCAACCCGGTGCGAGGAATTCATACCGGACCCAGAGGGCTACTACGATCAGTTGCGTTCCAGGATCAAGTCAAATCGCACCAAGGTGCTGGCCGTGGGGGAGTGTGGTCTAGACTACGATCGCCTTCAATTCTGCGGCCAGGAAACCCAGCGTCTGTATTTCGAGTTGCAACTGGACCTAGCGGCCGAGTTCAAACTGCCCCTCTTTCTGCACATGAGAAATGCTGCCGAGGATTTCTTGGCCATCCTGGAAAGAAACCGGGACAAGATCGAGGAATGCGGCGGCGGAGTGGTGCACAGTTTTACAGGAACCTTGGAAGAGGCCCAGCGCATCCTCGCCTTTGGTGGCCTCTACATAGGTCTAAACGGGTGCTCCCTCAAGACGGAAGAAAACGCAGAAGTGGTGCGCAAGCTACCCAACGACAGGATTATGCTAGAAACCGACTGCCCGTGGTGTGGCATTCGATCCTCGCATGCAGGACATAGGCACTTGACCACCAAGTTTCCCACCGTCAAGAAGAAAGAGAAATGGACAGCCGAATCCCTAATAGACGGACGCTGTGAGCCATGCCAAATCAG CCAAGTTTTGGAGGCCATTGCCGGATTCAAACAGGAGCCCAAAGAAGAGTTGGCAGAGTTATACTACCAAAACACATTGGACTTATTCTTCAGCAAAGcagaaaagaaagaataa